The following coding sequences are from one Bacillus kexueae window:
- the fapR gene encoding transcription factor FapR: MRRNKKERQRLLQDTILSNPFVTDEELAEKFSVSIQTIRLDRLELSIPELRERIKHVAEKNLTDEVKSLPIDEVIGEIIDLELDQSAISIFEVKREHVFSRNQIARGHHLFAQANSLAVALIDDELALTRKSTIQFTRPVKQSERVVAKAKVTQIDEESGRTYVEVNSFVGKELVFSGEFEMYRSKKSEKRME, translated from the coding sequence ATGAGAAGAAATAAAAAAGAGCGACAGCGATTATTACAAGACACGATTCTTTCAAACCCGTTTGTAACGGATGAAGAGCTAGCAGAAAAATTTTCCGTTAGTATTCAAACGATTCGACTTGATCGTTTAGAGTTATCTATTCCTGAATTGCGTGAGCGGATAAAACATGTGGCTGAGAAGAATTTAACGGACGAAGTAAAGTCGTTACCAATAGATGAAGTAATTGGTGAAATTATTGATCTTGAGTTAGATCAATCGGCCATTTCGATCTTTGAAGTAAAAAGAGAGCATGTTTTTAGTCGAAATCAAATAGCTCGTGGACATCATCTTTTTGCACAAGCAAACTCACTAGCGGTTGCCTTAATTGATGATGAACTTGCGCTAACGAGAAAATCAACGATACAATTTACTCGACCGGTTAAACAAAGTGAACGAGTGGTGGCGAAAGCAAAAGTAACGCAAATTGATGAAGAAAGCGGACGAACGTACGTTGAAGTAAATAGTTTCGTTGGGAAAGAATTAGTGTTCTCAGGTGAATTTGAAATGTATCGTTCTAAAAAAAGTGAAAAAAGGATGGAGTAA
- the rnc gene encoding ribonuclease III, with amino-acid sequence MPNRANPKNKRLFMKKVQEFRDFQQKIGITFSNEKLLYQAFTHSSYVNEHRKKPYEDNERLEFLGDAVLELTISQYLYEMYPTMSEGDLTKLRAAIVCEPSLVSFANELSFGQLVLLGKGEELTGGRQRPALLADVFEAFIGALYLDQGLQVVVQFLEKIVFPKINEGAFSHVMDFKSKLQELIQRDGKGILEYRILEEKGPAHNREFVATVSLNGETLGTGTGRSKKEAEQHAAEQALQKLKPQAK; translated from the coding sequence ATGCCAAACCGAGCAAATCCAAAGAATAAACGATTATTTATGAAGAAAGTGCAAGAGTTTCGAGATTTTCAACAAAAAATTGGCATCACGTTTTCGAACGAGAAGCTCCTTTATCAGGCTTTTACACATTCATCTTATGTGAATGAGCATCGTAAAAAACCTTATGAAGACAATGAGCGGTTAGAATTTTTAGGAGATGCTGTTCTTGAATTAACAATCTCGCAATATTTATACGAAATGTATCCGACAATGAGTGAAGGAGATTTAACAAAACTTCGTGCAGCGATTGTTTGTGAGCCTTCCCTCGTTTCATTTGCCAATGAACTGTCGTTTGGACAGTTAGTCTTACTCGGTAAGGGAGAAGAGCTTACAGGAGGGCGACAGCGTCCAGCACTGTTAGCTGATGTATTTGAAGCATTTATTGGTGCCCTCTATTTAGATCAAGGTCTTCAAGTTGTTGTTCAATTTTTGGAGAAGATCGTATTTCCTAAAATTAATGAAGGTGCTTTTTCTCATGTGATGGATTTTAAGAGTAAGCTACAAGAACTAATTCAACGAGATGGAAAAGGGATTTTAGAGTATAGAATTTTAGAAGAAAAAGGACCGGCACATAATCGAGAATTTGTGGCAACCGTTTCATTAAATGGTGAAACGCTAGGCACTGGAACTGGAAGGTCGAAAAAAGAGGCAGAACAGCATGCAGCCGAACAAGCATTACAAAAATTAAAACCTCAGGCGAAATGA
- the fabG gene encoding 3-oxoacyl-[acyl-carrier-protein] reductase, with product MLAGKVALVTGASRGIGRAIALDLARNGAHVVVNYAGNVEKANEVVNEIKELGQESFAIKADVSNQEEVTNMIKEVLNRFNQLDILVNNAGVTKDNLIMRMKESEWDDVININLKGVFNCTKAVTRQMMKQRQGRIINVASIVGVSGNAGQANYVAAKAGVIGLTKTTAKELASRNITVNAIAPGFITTDMTDKLEENVKEEMLRQIPLARFGEPEDIAHVVTFLASEKSGYMTGQTLHIDGGMVM from the coding sequence ATGCTGGCAGGGAAAGTGGCATTGGTTACTGGTGCATCTCGTGGTATTGGGAGAGCGATTGCGCTTGATTTAGCACGAAATGGTGCACATGTTGTCGTTAACTATGCTGGAAATGTAGAAAAAGCAAACGAAGTCGTAAATGAAATAAAAGAGCTAGGTCAAGAGTCATTTGCGATTAAGGCAGATGTTTCTAACCAAGAAGAAGTAACAAACATGATTAAGGAAGTGTTAAATCGCTTTAATCAATTGGATATACTAGTGAATAATGCTGGGGTTACAAAAGATAACCTCATTATGCGAATGAAGGAATCCGAATGGGATGATGTAATTAACATCAATCTAAAAGGCGTGTTTAACTGCACGAAAGCCGTAACTCGCCAAATGATGAAACAACGACAAGGCCGTATCATTAACGTCGCTTCTATTGTCGGAGTTAGTGGAAATGCTGGACAAGCGAACTATGTTGCTGCTAAAGCGGGAGTTATCGGATTGACAAAAACTACTGCAAAAGAGCTAGCTAGTCGAAATATTACAGTGAACGCCATTGCGCCAGGATTTATTACAACGGACATGACTGATAAGTTGGAAGAAAATGTGAAAGAAGAAATGTTACGTCAGATTCCGTTAGCACGTTTCGGTGAGCCAGAAGACATCGCTCATGTAGTAACCTTTTTAGCCTCTGAAAAGAGTGGATATATGACAGGGCAAACGCTTCATATTGATGGCGGAATGGTGATGTAA
- the recG gene encoding ATP-dependent DNA helicase RecG → MTRNKLDQPVTSVKGIGEETSVILAEMGIQSVRDLIHYFPFRYEDYEIRDLADVKHDEKVTVEGKVHSEPSLAFYGRKKSRLTFRLLVGNYLITVVGFNRQYLKSKLSIQQSVTVTGKWDKNRQTISLQEIFFGPIEQQNEVEPVYSVRGKITVKSMRRYIKNALNDFGEWIEEDFPTTLRQKYKLLSKKEALKIIHNPKDRNQLKQARRRFVYEEFLLFQLKMQALRKFNREQSRGIVLLPDKERLNTFIESLPFPLTGAQKRVVQEILHDMESPYRMNRLLQGDVGSGKTVVSAIAMYASFLSGYQAALMVPTEILAEQHADSLSELFENTSVNVALLTSSVKGKRRKELLTRLENGEIDIVVGTHALIQDDVQFHRLGLVITDEQHRFGVEQRRVLRDKGESPDVLFMTATPIPRTLAITAFGEMDVSIIDEMPAGRKQIETYWAKPSMIERVLQFIQKEVQKGRQAYVICPLIEESEKLDVQNAIDVHSMLTHYFKGSFKIGLMHGRLTSDEKDEVMRAFSVNEIQVLVSTTVVEVGVNVPNATVMVIYDAERFGLSQLHQLRGRVGRGQEQSYCILLADPKSETGQERMKIMTETNDGFVLSEKDLELRGPGDFFGKKQSGVPEFKIADMVHDYRALEVARQDAYELVHSSVFWESEEYEKLRDVIISSGIINGDKLD, encoded by the coding sequence ATGACAAGGAATAAGCTAGATCAACCAGTAACAAGCGTGAAAGGTATTGGTGAAGAAACTTCCGTCATTTTGGCTGAAATGGGAATTCAGTCAGTGCGTGATTTAATTCACTACTTTCCATTCCGGTACGAAGATTATGAAATTCGCGATTTAGCTGATGTGAAGCACGATGAAAAAGTAACGGTGGAAGGGAAGGTTCATTCTGAGCCTTCTCTTGCCTTTTATGGTCGAAAAAAATCAAGACTGACCTTTCGACTTTTAGTCGGCAATTACTTAATTACTGTCGTGGGCTTTAATCGGCAATATTTGAAGTCGAAGTTATCGATTCAACAATCCGTTACAGTTACGGGGAAATGGGACAAAAACCGGCAAACAATTTCCCTTCAGGAAATTTTCTTCGGGCCTATTGAACAGCAAAATGAAGTAGAGCCCGTGTACTCGGTGCGGGGGAAGATTACAGTTAAATCGATGCGTCGATATATTAAAAATGCTCTTAATGATTTTGGAGAATGGATCGAAGAAGACTTTCCGACCACTCTAAGACAAAAATATAAACTATTATCAAAAAAAGAAGCGTTGAAAATTATACATAATCCAAAGGATCGAAATCAATTAAAACAGGCAAGAAGAAGATTTGTCTATGAGGAATTTCTTTTATTTCAGTTAAAGATGCAAGCGCTTCGCAAGTTTAATCGTGAACAATCACGAGGTATCGTTCTACTTCCTGACAAAGAGCGTTTAAATACATTTATTGAATCACTTCCTTTCCCGCTTACAGGAGCTCAAAAACGTGTCGTTCAAGAAATTTTACACGACATGGAGTCACCATACCGTATGAATCGACTATTACAAGGAGATGTAGGGTCAGGTAAAACTGTAGTATCAGCCATTGCTATGTACGCATCCTTTCTCTCAGGGTATCAAGCAGCTTTGATGGTTCCTACAGAAATTTTAGCAGAGCAGCATGCGGACTCCTTAAGTGAACTTTTTGAAAACACTTCGGTAAATGTGGCACTTTTAACAAGTTCGGTCAAAGGAAAGAGAAGAAAAGAATTATTGACGAGACTTGAAAATGGAGAGATTGATATTGTCGTTGGTACGCACGCTCTTATTCAAGATGATGTGCAATTTCATCGTTTAGGACTAGTAATTACCGACGAACAACATCGTTTTGGAGTTGAACAACGTAGGGTGTTACGAGATAAAGGGGAGTCTCCTGATGTATTGTTTATGACAGCTACTCCGATTCCTAGGACACTTGCTATTACAGCATTTGGGGAAATGGATGTGTCAATCATTGATGAAATGCCAGCAGGCCGTAAACAAATTGAGACTTATTGGGCTAAACCATCTATGATTGAACGTGTCCTTCAATTCATTCAAAAAGAAGTGCAAAAAGGAAGGCAAGCCTATGTAATTTGCCCTCTCATTGAAGAATCCGAAAAATTAGACGTTCAAAATGCTATTGATGTTCATAGTATGCTAACTCACTACTTTAAAGGCAGCTTTAAGATTGGTTTAATGCACGGTCGTCTCACGTCAGATGAAAAAGATGAAGTGATGAGAGCTTTTAGTGTTAATGAAATTCAAGTATTAGTTTCAACGACGGTCGTTGAAGTTGGAGTGAATGTACCGAATGCAACCGTCATGGTCATTTATGACGCAGAGCGATTTGGGCTCTCTCAATTACATCAATTAAGAGGGCGAGTTGGGCGAGGTCAAGAACAGTCTTATTGTATTCTACTTGCAGATCCGAAATCTGAAACGGGTCAAGAACGGATGAAAATTATGACGGAAACAAACGATGGGTTTGTTTTATCTGAAAAAGACTTGGAATTACGTGGGCCAGGAGATTTTTTTGGGAAAAAGCAAAGTGGCGTACCAGAATTTAAAATCGCAGATATGGTCCATGATTATCGTGCGTTGGAAGTGGCTCGACAAGATGCTTATGAGCTTGTGCATTCATCCGTATTCTGGGAAAGTGAAGAATATGAAAAGCTGAGAGACGTCATTATTTCTAGTGGCATTATCAACGGTGATAAGTTGGATTAA
- the acpP gene encoding acyl carrier protein — protein MAEVLDRVTKIIVDRLGVDESEVKLESSFKDDLGADSLDVVELVMELEDEFDMEISDEDAEKIVTVGDAVNYIKGQM, from the coding sequence ATGGCAGAAGTTTTAGATCGCGTAACAAAGATCATCGTTGACCGCCTTGGTGTTGACGAGTCAGAAGTAAAATTAGAGTCTTCATTCAAAGATGATCTTGGTGCTGATTCCCTAGATGTAGTTGAGCTTGTTATGGAGCTTGAGGACGAGTTCGACATGGAGATTTCTGATGAAGATGCTGAAAAAATCGTAACAGTTGGTGACGCTGTTAACTACATAAAAGGCCAAATGTAA
- the smc gene encoding chromosome segregation protein SMC, translated as MFLKRLDIVGFKSFANRVSVDFSGGVTAVVGPNGSGKSNITDAIRWVLGEQSAKSLRGAKMEDIIFAGSDSRKSVNMAEVTLTLDNEDHFLPIDYHEVSVTRRVYRSGESEFYINKQACRLKDIVDLFMDSGLGKEAFSIISQGKVEEILSSKAEERRSIFEEAAGVLKYKTRKKKAEAKLKETEDNLNRVEDILYELESQVEPLKMQASIAKEYLEQKEELEQIEVALIVHECEELHMRWQHLSHTVEELRNKELDMTTSVQKREAAVEEIRDRLTALDESINDLQQVLLIASEELEKLEGRKEVLKERKKNATFNKTQLEQMIKELSIRFEQLTNELSKEEGALKEDERIVQQVRKSLSEKEVLLSNLNENIEEEIEQYKNEYFEKLNEQAQARNEVQYIENQLAQQQAKMDRLKRSNEKYLHERNELDGEKQKLEAKLSLTQKELDEQIGAFRQAQKQLEHKKSSYEKKEAMLYQAYQYLQQTRSKKEMLEAMEEDYTGFFQGVREILKAKDQIKGIHGAVAELIHMDREYETAIEIALGSSLQHVVVDDEEIGREAIHYLKRNAYGRATFLPLSIMKSRKMSQTDRMLVENHPAFIGIASELITFNSEYQLVMENLLGNVIVTKDLKGANELAKILRYRFRIVSVEGDVVNPGGSMTGGATKTKGNSLLSRKGELQSIQEKLKEMEEKTEALERDVKQLKSTIQEDESVLEELREKGADLRLFEQSLRSQLRELELKELSLNEQLAIYDAEKLAFQEEEERHRIRKEELVNLLSSIHETLQRLDKQIEELVSLKENQKASKQELQEEIMDLKVKLASKEERYKSTKNAVERLNAEKTETESKLQEAEEDLTILSTEMTDNDSGEEMLEEAANQKLQDKNKTIELIHARREERMSLQTKLEEEELQLKELKRLLKQISESLKDEEVKANRVEVDLDNRLDRLREEYMLSFEAAKEQYPLQLPVEEAARKVKLMKRTIEELGTVNLGAIDEYERVSERYEFLKEQQSDLKEAKETLFNVISEMDEEMKKRFKTTFEQIRSHFESVFQSLFGGGRADLRLTDPSDLLNTGVDIVAQPPGKKLQNLGLLSGGERALTAIALLFSILKVRPVPFCVLDEVEAALDEANVQRFAQYLKRFSQETQFIVITHRKGTMEEADVLYGVTMQESGVSKLVSVKLEESNQYVKTS; from the coding sequence ATGTTCCTCAAACGTTTAGACATCGTAGGTTTTAAATCATTTGCAAATCGTGTATCCGTCGATTTCTCCGGCGGCGTAACGGCAGTAGTCGGGCCGAACGGAAGCGGAAAAAGTAATATTACGGATGCGATCCGTTGGGTGTTAGGTGAGCAGTCGGCTAAATCACTCCGCGGAGCTAAAATGGAAGACATTATTTTCGCAGGGAGCGATTCTAGAAAAAGTGTAAATATGGCGGAGGTGACGTTAACACTCGATAATGAGGATCACTTCCTGCCCATTGATTATCATGAAGTCAGTGTAACAAGACGTGTATATCGCTCAGGTGAGAGTGAGTTCTACATAAATAAGCAAGCGTGTCGATTAAAGGATATTGTTGATTTATTTATGGATTCTGGTCTTGGGAAAGAAGCTTTTTCGATTATAAGTCAAGGGAAAGTTGAAGAAATATTAAGTAGTAAAGCTGAAGAAAGACGAAGTATATTTGAAGAAGCTGCAGGTGTTTTGAAATATAAAACGCGTAAAAAGAAGGCAGAAGCGAAACTTAAAGAGACGGAAGATAATTTAAATCGAGTGGAAGATATACTTTATGAACTAGAGAGCCAAGTAGAACCACTAAAAATGCAGGCTTCGATTGCAAAGGAATATTTAGAGCAAAAAGAAGAGCTTGAACAAATTGAAGTTGCCTTAATTGTTCATGAATGTGAGGAGCTTCATATGCGTTGGCAACATCTATCCCATACCGTTGAAGAACTCCGTAACAAAGAGTTGGACATGACAACTTCTGTCCAAAAGCGGGAAGCTGCTGTAGAAGAAATACGAGACCGTCTAACCGCTTTAGATGAATCTATTAATGATTTACAACAAGTATTGTTAATTGCTAGTGAAGAACTAGAAAAACTAGAAGGTCGAAAAGAAGTATTAAAAGAGCGAAAGAAAAATGCAACTTTTAATAAAACTCAGCTTGAACAGATGATCAAAGAACTGTCGATTCGATTCGAACAGTTGACAAATGAATTAAGTAAGGAAGAAGGGGCTTTAAAAGAGGATGAGCGAATTGTTCAACAAGTTCGAAAATCCCTCTCTGAAAAGGAAGTTCTACTTTCTAATCTTAATGAAAATATTGAAGAAGAAATAGAACAATACAAAAATGAATACTTTGAAAAGTTGAATGAACAGGCGCAAGCTCGAAATGAAGTGCAATATATCGAGAATCAACTAGCTCAGCAGCAAGCGAAAATGGATCGTTTAAAACGTTCTAATGAAAAGTATTTACATGAACGAAATGAGCTTGACGGTGAAAAACAAAAACTTGAAGCGAAATTATCATTGACTCAAAAAGAGTTAGATGAGCAAATAGGAGCGTTTCGACAAGCTCAAAAGCAATTGGAGCATAAAAAGTCCTCATATGAAAAGAAAGAAGCAATGCTCTATCAAGCGTATCAATATTTACAACAAACAAGATCCAAAAAAGAAATGCTGGAAGCTATGGAAGAAGACTATACAGGATTTTTTCAAGGTGTCCGAGAGATTTTAAAAGCAAAGGACCAAATAAAGGGAATTCATGGTGCTGTTGCTGAGCTCATTCATATGGACAGAGAATATGAAACGGCCATTGAAATTGCCCTAGGTTCTTCCCTCCAACACGTTGTTGTTGACGACGAAGAAATCGGTCGAGAAGCTATTCACTATTTAAAAAGGAATGCTTATGGAAGAGCCACATTCCTCCCGTTGTCGATAATGAAATCAAGAAAGATGTCGCAAACAGACCGGATGTTAGTAGAGAACCATCCTGCATTCATTGGAATTGCTTCCGAATTGATTACCTTTAACTCTGAATATCAACTCGTCATGGAAAACTTACTGGGGAATGTGATTGTTACGAAGGATTTAAAAGGTGCGAATGAACTAGCAAAAATTCTTCGCTATCGCTTCCGGATTGTTTCGGTTGAAGGGGATGTAGTAAACCCGGGAGGATCAATGACAGGAGGAGCAACAAAAACAAAAGGAAACTCCTTATTAAGTCGGAAGGGCGAACTGCAGTCTATTCAAGAAAAGTTAAAAGAGATGGAAGAAAAGACTGAAGCGCTCGAGCGTGATGTCAAACAACTTAAGTCAACGATTCAAGAAGATGAAAGCGTATTGGAAGAGCTCCGCGAAAAAGGGGCTGACCTTCGTTTGTTTGAACAATCACTACGTAGTCAGCTGCGAGAACTCGAATTAAAAGAGTTAAGTTTAAATGAACAACTTGCCATTTATGATGCAGAAAAACTGGCGTTCCAGGAGGAAGAAGAAAGACATCGTATTCGAAAAGAAGAATTAGTGAATCTTTTATCCTCAATCCATGAAACGTTGCAACGATTAGACAAGCAAATTGAAGAACTAGTGTCGTTAAAAGAAAACCAAAAAGCTTCTAAACAAGAATTACAAGAAGAAATAATGGATTTAAAAGTGAAACTTGCAAGTAAAGAAGAACGATATAAAAGCACAAAGAATGCGGTTGAACGTTTAAATGCTGAAAAAACAGAGACTGAATCAAAGCTGCAAGAAGCAGAAGAAGACTTAACCATTTTATCAACTGAAATGACAGATAATGATTCTGGGGAAGAAATGCTCGAAGAAGCGGCGAACCAGAAGCTACAAGATAAAAATAAAACAATTGAGCTCATTCATGCGAGAAGAGAAGAGCGGATGAGCTTGCAAACAAAATTGGAAGAAGAAGAACTCCAATTAAAAGAGTTGAAGCGTCTGTTAAAACAAATTTCAGAATCATTGAAAGATGAAGAAGTGAAAGCAAATCGAGTCGAAGTTGATTTGGATAATCGTCTTGACCGTCTTCGTGAAGAATATATGCTTTCGTTTGAAGCGGCGAAAGAGCAATATCCGCTTCAATTACCGGTTGAAGAAGCAGCACGTAAAGTAAAGTTAATGAAACGGACAATTGAGGAACTTGGCACTGTAAATCTAGGGGCGATTGACGAATATGAACGCGTTTCAGAGCGATATGAATTTTTAAAAGAACAACAAAGCGATCTGAAAGAAGCGAAAGAGACGTTATTCAATGTGATTTCAGAAATGGATGAAGAAATGAAAAAGCGCTTTAAAACGACGTTTGAACAAATTAGGTCTCATTTTGAATCTGTTTTCCAATCGTTGTTCGGTGGAGGAAGAGCTGATTTGCGCTTAACTGATCCGAGCGATTTATTAAATACAGGGGTTGATATTGTAGCACAGCCACCAGGGAAAAAACTCCAAAACCTAGGGTTACTTTCTGGAGGGGAACGTGCATTAACCGCTATTGCGCTTCTCTTTTCCATCTTAAAGGTACGTCCAGTTCCTTTCTGTGTTCTGGACGAGGTGGAGGCAGCGCTTGATGAAGCTAACGTACAGCGTTTTGCCCAGTATTTAAAACGTTTTAGTCAAGAAACTCAATTTATCGTAATTACACACCGAAAAGGGACGATGGAAGAAGCAGATGTCTTATACGGTGTTACAATGCAAGAATCAGGAGTATCTAAGCTCGTTTCTGTTAAATTAGAAGAATCAAATCAATATGTTAAGACGTCTTGA
- the plsX gene encoding phosphate acyltransferase PlsX produces the protein MKLAIDAMGGDHAPKAIVEGAYKALEQFADIEIELIGNEEIIAPYLTQSHSRLHVIHTDEKIESTDEPVRAVRRKKNASMVIMANRVKDNEADACISAGNTGALMTAGLFIVGRIKGIERPALAPTFPTIDGKGFIMLDVGANADAKPQHLLQYAIMGSIYAKNVRGINKPRIGLLNVGTEENKGNELAKQAYTLLKDSGLNFIGNVEARDLLDGVCDVVVTDGFTGNVALKAIEGTALSMFAMLKKSLTSTFTSKLAAGVLKPQFKEIKKQMDYSEYGGACLFGLKAPVIKAHGSSDGHAIFNAIRQAREIVQNNVTQTIHEAIQESGKENENE, from the coding sequence ATGAAGCTTGCGATTGATGCGATGGGTGGCGATCATGCGCCGAAAGCAATTGTCGAAGGAGCTTATAAAGCACTAGAACAATTCGCTGACATCGAGATTGAATTAATCGGAAATGAAGAAATCATTGCACCATATTTAACACAATCACATAGTCGTTTACATGTCATACATACAGATGAAAAAATTGAATCGACAGACGAACCCGTTCGTGCCGTTCGTCGAAAAAAGAATGCTTCTATGGTAATCATGGCGAATCGAGTAAAAGACAATGAAGCGGATGCTTGTATTTCTGCAGGGAATACAGGAGCATTAATGACGGCAGGGTTATTTATTGTAGGGCGGATTAAAGGAATTGAACGACCAGCATTAGCCCCTACTTTCCCAACCATCGATGGAAAAGGGTTTATTATGCTAGATGTTGGCGCGAATGCTGATGCAAAGCCGCAACATTTACTTCAATATGCGATTATGGGTTCCATCTATGCCAAAAATGTTCGAGGAATCAACAAACCGCGCATTGGATTACTAAATGTTGGTACAGAAGAAAATAAAGGAAATGAATTAGCGAAGCAAGCATACACTTTGCTTAAAGATTCGGGCTTGAATTTTATCGGAAATGTTGAAGCACGTGATTTGCTAGACGGGGTATGTGACGTCGTTGTAACAGATGGCTTTACAGGGAATGTCGCTTTAAAAGCAATCGAAGGAACTGCTCTTTCTATGTTTGCGATGTTAAAAAAATCCTTAACGAGCACGTTCACTTCGAAATTAGCGGCTGGAGTCTTGAAACCACAATTCAAAGAGATCAAAAAGCAAATGGATTACTCTGAATACGGAGGAGCTTGCTTATTTGGATTAAAAGCTCCTGTCATAAAAGCCCATGGTTCGTCTGATGGTCACGCAATTTTTAATGCAATCCGTCAAGCGAGAGAAATCGTTCAAAATAATGTAACTCAAACAATACACGAAGCCATTCAAGAAAGTGGAAAGGAGAATGAAAATGAGTAA
- the fabD gene encoding ACP S-malonyltransferase: MSKVAFLFPGQGSQIVGMGKDFYEEVPESKQIMDLADRKLQIELTKLMFEGPQETLTLTYNAQPALLTASISMLEKFKEYGIKPDFVAGHSLGEYTALVAAGVLSFQDAVFAVRKRGELMEQAVPAGQGAMAAVLGMNSEELESVTNEVSANGDLVQLANLNCPGQIVISGTKQGVEKASELAKEKGAKRVIPLEVSGPFHSDLMKPAAEELGQVLDQLSITDAHTPIIANVTAAPIQKAEEIKQKLVEQLYSPVRFEESVQRMLDEGVTTFIEIGPGKVLSGLVKKVNRRVKTYNVNDLTSLQDVIEKLKEE; encoded by the coding sequence ATGAGTAAAGTTGCCTTTTTATTCCCGGGTCAAGGCTCACAAATAGTTGGAATGGGAAAAGACTTTTATGAAGAAGTTCCTGAGTCAAAACAAATTATGGACCTTGCTGATCGTAAGCTACAAATCGAGTTGACAAAGTTAATGTTCGAAGGGCCACAAGAAACGTTAACCCTTACGTACAATGCTCAGCCAGCTCTTTTAACTGCTAGTATTTCAATGCTAGAAAAGTTTAAAGAATACGGAATAAAGCCGGACTTCGTTGCGGGTCATAGCTTAGGGGAGTACACAGCTCTTGTTGCTGCGGGTGTATTATCGTTTCAAGATGCAGTATTTGCGGTTAGAAAACGCGGTGAATTAATGGAACAAGCTGTTCCGGCCGGACAAGGTGCAATGGCAGCTGTACTAGGAATGAATAGTGAAGAGCTTGAAAGCGTAACGAATGAAGTGTCGGCAAACGGTGACCTTGTTCAATTAGCAAACTTAAACTGCCCGGGACAAATCGTCATTTCGGGGACCAAACAAGGAGTCGAAAAGGCTTCCGAGTTAGCAAAAGAAAAAGGAGCAAAACGTGTCATTCCTCTTGAGGTAAGTGGACCGTTTCACTCTGATTTAATGAAACCGGCTGCTGAAGAACTTGGACAAGTATTAGACCAATTATCAATTACTGATGCTCATACTCCGATCATAGCAAATGTTACTGCAGCACCAATTCAAAAGGCAGAAGAGATTAAACAAAAGCTAGTTGAACAACTTTATTCTCCTGTTCGCTTTGAAGAGTCGGTACAAAGAATGCTGGATGAAGGAGTAACAACTTTCATTGAAATTGGCCCTGGTAAAGTGCTATCAGGTTTAGTAAAGAAAGTGAATCGTCGAGTGAAAACATACAATGTAAATGATTTAACATCTTTACAAGATGTAATTGAAAAGTTAAAGGAGGAGTAA